From a region of the Nitrospira sp. genome:
- a CDS encoding FAD-dependent oxidoreductase, with amino-acid sequence MAELTQPATVLSVTDLTPQVRQLVVKPKTTKISFQPGQWVSLKLPVGPKPPLNRAYSMADPSSPYGELTLVFDRVPGGLGSNYLCQLKSGDEISLSGPYGNFALPQPLDRELVLIARYTGLVPMRCLLKQIFFAKLQTPVLLIAVSPSEKEILFHQEWLTMAVQCSSFRYLPLVAENGEREAVEKTLSVLTPLIQGQPKVVPMLCGTKAFVRPLRAYFKEKGYDRKEVKIETYD; translated from the coding sequence ATGGCGGAACTCACTCAGCCTGCTACAGTGCTTTCGGTCACTGATCTCACACCCCAAGTCCGTCAACTGGTGGTCAAACCCAAGACCACCAAGATCTCTTTTCAGCCGGGACAATGGGTATCGCTCAAATTGCCGGTCGGACCAAAGCCACCGCTCAATCGCGCATATTCCATGGCCGACCCTTCCTCGCCCTATGGAGAGCTGACGCTGGTCTTCGATCGTGTTCCCGGTGGACTCGGTTCCAATTATCTGTGTCAGCTGAAATCCGGCGATGAAATTTCCTTGTCCGGCCCGTACGGAAATTTCGCCCTCCCCCAACCCCTCGATCGTGAACTCGTGTTGATCGCTCGCTACACGGGTCTTGTTCCGATGCGCTGCCTGTTGAAACAGATATTTTTCGCCAAACTCCAGACGCCTGTCTTATTGATTGCGGTGTCACCCAGCGAGAAAGAGATATTGTTTCATCAGGAATGGCTCACGATGGCAGTGCAATGTTCGTCTTTCCGCTACCTCCCTTTGGTCGCGGAGAATGGTGAGAGGGAGGCCGTGGAGAAAACCTTGTCCGTCCTTACTCCATTGATTCAGGGACAGCCGAAAGTGGTTCCCATGCTCTGTGGAACCAAAGCCTTCGTCCGTCCCTTACGCGCGTACTTTAAGGAAAAAGGTTACGACCGGAAGGAAGTGAAAATAGAAACCTACGACTAA
- the gltX gene encoding glutamate--tRNA ligase: MNQVRVRFAPSPTGFLHIGGVRTALFNWLFARQQQGTFILRIEDTDQSRSTDESIQAIIEGMEWVGLDWDEGPFRQTERMDLYRSHAMRLLEAGQAYWCICKAEELEARRKEAEAKGLSPRYDGRCRNLGIANPPSDAALRFKAPQEGQTVVHDLIKGKIVFDNTVLDDLIILRSNGYPTYNFSVVVDDALMRITHVVRGDDHLTNTPRQVPIFEALGFAVPRFGHLPMILGSDKTRLSKRHGATSIMAYKDMGYLPDAMVNYLVRLGWSHGDQELFTRQELIEKFSWDHVQKSPAVFNPDKLLWMNAEYIKTSPPHQVAQALVPLLEQAGFKKEVESVSDDWLTQLVVLVKERAKTLLEMVEWVKPYFGQSVIFEAEAARKFLTSAIAPTLNKLTTRLEAFPTFSKLEWEHSFKQVVEEEGMKMGQLAQPVRVALTGRTASPGLFEVMEILGRERTLFRLREGIERAKANQA, encoded by the coding sequence ATGAACCAGGTCCGTGTCCGGTTCGCTCCGAGTCCGACGGGATTTCTCCATATTGGGGGTGTGCGCACTGCCCTCTTCAATTGGCTCTTTGCGCGCCAACAACAGGGGACCTTCATTCTTCGTATCGAGGATACCGATCAAAGCCGGTCGACCGATGAATCGATTCAGGCCATCATCGAGGGGATGGAGTGGGTCGGGCTCGATTGGGATGAAGGTCCATTCCGTCAAACTGAGCGAATGGATCTGTATCGCAGTCACGCCATGAGGCTGCTCGAGGCAGGACAGGCGTACTGGTGCATATGTAAGGCGGAGGAGCTGGAGGCACGACGAAAAGAAGCCGAAGCCAAAGGGTTGTCGCCTCGTTATGACGGTCGCTGCCGCAACTTAGGAATCGCGAACCCGCCGAGTGATGCGGCGCTTCGATTCAAGGCTCCACAAGAGGGTCAGACGGTCGTCCATGATTTAATCAAAGGCAAAATTGTGTTCGACAACACCGTGCTAGATGATCTCATCATACTGAGGTCCAACGGATATCCGACCTATAATTTTTCGGTCGTGGTCGACGATGCGCTGATGCGCATCACGCACGTCGTGCGAGGAGACGACCATCTTACCAACACGCCACGGCAGGTTCCAATTTTTGAAGCGCTGGGGTTTGCCGTTCCCCGCTTTGGACACCTGCCGATGATTTTAGGATCGGACAAAACACGGCTCTCCAAGCGCCATGGGGCCACCTCGATCATGGCGTACAAAGATATGGGCTATCTCCCCGATGCCATGGTCAACTACCTGGTCCGACTCGGCTGGTCACACGGTGATCAAGAACTGTTTACCCGGCAAGAGCTGATTGAAAAGTTCTCGTGGGATCATGTGCAAAAGTCGCCCGCCGTCTTCAATCCGGACAAGCTACTCTGGATGAATGCCGAATACATCAAAACCAGCCCTCCGCACCAGGTTGCGCAAGCGCTCGTGCCATTGTTGGAGCAAGCCGGGTTCAAGAAGGAGGTCGAGTCTGTCTCTGATGATTGGCTCACCCAGCTGGTGGTTTTGGTGAAGGAACGAGCCAAGACGCTGCTCGAAATGGTGGAGTGGGTCAAGCCGTATTTCGGGCAATCCGTCATCTTCGAAGCGGAAGCGGCAAGAAAGTTTCTAACATCGGCCATCGCTCCGACCCTGAACAAGCTGACCACACGCTTGGAAGCGTTCCCCACCTTCTCCAAATTGGAATGGGAGCACAGCTTCAAGCAGGTGGTTGAGGAAGAAGGCATGAAGATGGGCCAGCTCGCCCAGCCGGTCCGCGTCGCCTTGACCGGACGAACGGCAAGCCCCGGACTGTTTGAGGTGATGGAGATCCTGGGTCGAGAACGGACCCTCTTTCGGCTCCGCGAGGGAATCGAACGCGCAAAAGCCAACCAGGCTTGA
- a CDS encoding NAD(P)-dependent alcohol dehydrogenase — MLETKGYAALAAKERLQPFSFERRDVGPRDVLITISHCGICHSDIHQARNEWGISLYPMVPGHEIVGAVSQVGSAVQAFKVGDRAGVGCFVDSCRTCTACREGLEQYCDGGALWTYAGQDKSGGITQGGYSTQIVVDENYVLHIPSTLSPAGAAPLLCAGITTYSPLRQWGVGRYHKLAVVGLGGLGHMAVKLAKAMGTEVTVLSTSEKKREDAKRLGATSFAVTSNPQTFTKLHKYFDYILDTVSAPHDYNAYLNLLKTDGTMILVGAPERPTPVQAFSLISKRRRLAGSLIGGIKETQEMLNFCAQHQIESDIELIPIQQVNEAYERVLRGDVKYRFVIDMKSLLK; from the coding sequence ATGCTGGAGACGAAAGGCTATGCGGCATTGGCCGCCAAGGAGAGACTACAACCTTTTTCCTTTGAGCGACGCGACGTCGGACCGCGCGATGTCCTGATCACAATCTCACATTGCGGCATCTGCCACTCCGACATCCACCAAGCCCGGAACGAATGGGGCATCTCCCTCTATCCGATGGTGCCCGGACATGAAATTGTAGGCGCTGTGTCGCAGGTGGGATCGGCCGTTCAAGCCTTCAAAGTCGGTGATCGAGCCGGCGTCGGCTGCTTCGTCGATTCCTGCCGAACGTGCACAGCCTGCCGCGAGGGCCTCGAACAATATTGTGACGGCGGTGCACTCTGGACTTACGCCGGACAGGACAAGTCCGGTGGGATTACCCAAGGCGGCTACTCGACTCAAATTGTCGTGGACGAGAACTACGTCTTGCATATTCCCTCGACACTTTCACCAGCGGGAGCGGCGCCATTGCTCTGCGCAGGGATTACGACCTACTCGCCCCTGCGCCAGTGGGGCGTCGGTCGCTATCATAAATTGGCGGTTGTCGGACTCGGCGGCCTCGGCCACATGGCGGTGAAGCTGGCCAAGGCGATGGGAACCGAGGTGACGGTGTTAAGCACGTCGGAGAAGAAACGGGAAGATGCGAAGCGATTGGGTGCCACGAGCTTTGCTGTGACCTCTAATCCCCAGACCTTTACCAAGCTGCATAAGTATTTCGACTACATCCTCGACACCGTATCGGCCCCGCACGATTACAACGCCTATTTGAACCTCCTCAAAACCGACGGCACCATGATCCTCGTGGGGGCGCCTGAGAGGCCAACCCCGGTCCAGGCCTTCTCGCTCATTTCCAAACGTCGGCGCCTCGCCGGCTCTCTCATCGGCGGGATCAAAGAAACACAGGAAATGCTCAATTTCTGCGCACAACATCAAATTGAGTCGGATATCGAGCTGATCCCCATTCAACAGGTCAATGAGGCTTATGAGCGAGTACTCCGAGGCGATGTAAAGTACCGGTTCGTCATCGACATGAAGTCACTATTGAAGTAG
- a CDS encoding DNA gyrase inhibitor YacG, with product MTCPLCSQPAPWEGNPWRPFCSERCQLIDLGTWAAEQYRIPGPTSGQGDADPTRMNSKNGGEGEG from the coding sequence ATGACATGTCCCCTGTGCAGCCAACCCGCACCATGGGAAGGGAACCCGTGGCGCCCTTTCTGTTCTGAACGGTGCCAGCTCATCGACCTGGGGACGTGGGCGGCGGAACAGTACCGTATTCCAGGTCCCACCTCCGGCCAAGGAGACGCTGACCCCACAAGGATGAACAGTAAGAACGGAGGTGAAGGCGAAGGATAG
- a CDS encoding PilZ domain-containing protein — MIECREHPRIAVDLQVFFSTTNQTDIRQGTMFDISAGGCAVTSTAPVAPGAGVKLLIQATDLAVPITVHSAAVRWVNHGEFGVEFVRLTDVDRNRLQRLLHIATPRSVPQD, encoded by the coding sequence ATGATCGAATGTCGGGAACATCCGCGAATCGCCGTTGACTTGCAAGTCTTCTTTTCAACGACCAATCAGACGGATATCCGTCAAGGTACGATGTTCGATATTTCCGCTGGGGGTTGCGCAGTGACCAGCACCGCTCCGGTTGCGCCGGGGGCCGGTGTCAAATTGTTGATCCAGGCCACCGATCTGGCGGTCCCGATCACCGTCCATTCCGCTGCTGTTCGATGGGTCAACCATGGGGAATTCGGAGTCGAATTCGTGCGTCTCACTGATGTGGATCGGAACCGGTTGCAACGGCTCCTTCACATTGCTACACCGCGGTCCGTGCCTCAAGATTGA
- a CDS encoding glutamine--tRNA ligase/YqeY domain fusion protein produces MTTPESTTPSDFIRDIVAADRAAGKHGGLVVTRFPPEPNGYLHIGHAKSMALNFGIANETPDGVCHLRFDDTNPTTEDPEYVQAIQEDVRWLGFDWRGKKFYASDYFEQLYAFAMVLINNGKAYVDSLPADQIREYRGTLTEPGRNSPFRARSIDENLNLFARMRAGEFADGAHVLRAKIDMGSPNINLRDPILYRIRHATHYRTETAWCIYPSYDFAHPLSDAIEGITHSLCTLEFEDHRPLYDWVVAEAHAPHRPQQIEFARLNLTSTVMSKRKLLELVEKKLVAGWDDPRLPTLKGLRRRGVTPEAIRAFCEHIGVAKRDAIVEMQLLEHFIREDLNKRSPRVMAVLRPLKVVIDNYPDGVVEELDAVNNPEDASAGTRKVPFSRTLYIEQDDFREDPPKQFYRLAPGREVRLRYGYIIKCVHTTKDPQTGLVTELHCTYDPETRSGSAHEQRKVKATIHWVSASHAVNATIRLYHALLLPAQAKASADQDWTHSLNPQSLEQLSGCLVEPSLRSATPGSRFQFERQGYFCVDPDSSSETLLFNRTVSLKDAWAKLEKTQQTPRN; encoded by the coding sequence ATGACCACTCCAGAATCTACCACCCCCTCGGATTTCATTCGGGATATCGTCGCGGCCGACCGTGCAGCCGGCAAACACGGCGGCCTGGTCGTGACGCGATTTCCTCCTGAACCCAACGGATACCTCCATATCGGGCACGCCAAATCCATGGCCCTTAACTTTGGGATCGCCAACGAAACCCCGGACGGCGTCTGTCATCTTCGATTCGACGATACGAATCCCACGACCGAGGATCCGGAATATGTGCAGGCGATTCAGGAGGATGTCCGCTGGTTGGGATTTGATTGGCGAGGAAAGAAGTTTTATGCATCCGATTATTTCGAGCAGCTGTACGCGTTCGCCATGGTGCTGATCAACAACGGGAAAGCCTACGTCGACAGTCTCCCAGCCGATCAAATCCGTGAATACCGGGGCACCCTGACGGAACCGGGCCGCAACAGTCCCTTTCGAGCTCGATCCATCGATGAAAATCTAAATCTATTCGCGCGCATGCGAGCCGGCGAGTTTGCGGACGGAGCCCATGTGTTGCGCGCCAAGATCGATATGGGCTCTCCCAACATCAACCTCAGAGACCCGATTCTCTATCGGATCCGACATGCGACCCATTACCGAACAGAGACCGCGTGGTGCATCTATCCTTCGTATGATTTTGCGCATCCGCTCTCCGATGCCATCGAAGGTATTACTCACTCGCTGTGCACGCTGGAATTTGAGGATCACCGTCCCTTGTACGATTGGGTTGTCGCGGAGGCCCATGCTCCGCATCGCCCCCAGCAGATCGAATTCGCAAGACTCAATCTGACCTCCACGGTGATGAGCAAGCGCAAGCTTCTGGAATTGGTCGAAAAGAAACTGGTGGCCGGTTGGGATGATCCACGCCTTCCCACACTCAAAGGCCTCCGCCGCCGAGGCGTGACTCCGGAAGCGATTCGTGCTTTTTGCGAACACATCGGCGTCGCGAAGCGCGACGCGATCGTCGAGATGCAGCTGCTCGAACACTTCATCCGAGAAGACTTGAACAAACGGTCACCACGCGTGATGGCAGTACTCCGGCCGTTGAAAGTCGTGATCGACAACTATCCGGACGGTGTCGTTGAAGAGCTCGACGCTGTGAATAATCCGGAAGATGCCTCTGCAGGAACTCGAAAAGTCCCGTTTTCGCGGACGCTCTACATCGAGCAGGACGATTTCCGGGAAGATCCGCCGAAACAGTTCTACCGCCTCGCGCCGGGCCGAGAGGTCCGGCTTCGCTATGGGTACATCATCAAGTGTGTGCACACCACGAAAGATCCTCAGACCGGTCTGGTCACCGAACTCCACTGCACCTACGATCCGGAAACCAGAAGCGGATCAGCGCACGAACAACGCAAGGTAAAAGCCACCATTCACTGGGTGTCGGCCTCCCATGCGGTCAATGCGACCATTCGTCTGTATCATGCGCTTCTTCTCCCTGCCCAGGCCAAAGCCTCGGCTGACCAGGACTGGACTCACTCATTGAACCCTCAGTCGCTCGAACAGTTGAGCGGCTGCTTGGTTGAGCCAAGCCTTCGTTCAGCTACGCCCGGCTCTCGATTCCAATTCGAGCGGCAGGGATACTTCTGCGTCGATCCCGATTCATCATCCGAGACCCTTCTTTTCAACCGCACCGTGTCTCTCAAAGATGCATGGGCCAAGCTGGAGAAAACCCAGCAAACACCACGAAACTGA
- a CDS encoding tyrosine-type recombinase/integrase → MTRPLVEVVEQFCQYQLKQRGKTEGGIQAYRWNLEQFLVFTRARLGRVGRLSDLTKSVIQEWMDDMAARDLSLNTMRIRQSTLSSLCGWLVKREWLMANPVSGMDRPPHAVEPPKQVPAPGLMDALIEAARKRGRPRDVAIFLILRFTGMRRESVATLQVRHLDALWGLRRVRVKGGATRDIPLPKPVMRYLHAYVEQCVLPAVGTLTPETPLFWSVWGRRSVGKHRAPMTGKNIWRLCKLYGRMIGYPMLKPHDLRHGVAMEVLEQRHDLEQVRALLGHARIDTTQIYTMIRPAQLKQAMSFYEEPAKLMLAAFESDEKSVFEEHAHVPQTRSLKLQ, encoded by the coding sequence ATGACACGACCATTAGTTGAAGTCGTAGAGCAGTTTTGTCAGTACCAACTCAAACAGCGAGGGAAGACAGAAGGAGGCATACAGGCCTATCGATGGAATCTGGAACAGTTTCTCGTCTTCACACGGGCGCGATTGGGACGCGTGGGGCGGCTCAGCGACCTCACGAAATCCGTCATTCAGGAATGGATGGATGACATGGCGGCACGGGATCTCTCGTTGAACACGATGCGAATTCGACAATCCACGCTGTCAAGTTTGTGTGGTTGGCTAGTCAAACGGGAGTGGCTCATGGCAAATCCCGTGAGTGGGATGGATCGGCCTCCGCATGCGGTCGAACCACCCAAGCAGGTGCCGGCTCCGGGCTTGATGGATGCACTCATTGAAGCCGCGAGGAAACGCGGACGGCCTCGTGATGTGGCCATCTTCTTGATCCTGCGCTTCACGGGCATGCGGCGAGAATCTGTGGCGACGCTCCAAGTGAGACACCTGGACGCGCTCTGGGGATTGCGGCGCGTGCGCGTGAAGGGTGGAGCGACACGAGACATTCCATTACCGAAGCCCGTCATGCGGTATCTCCACGCATACGTCGAGCAATGTGTGCTCCCAGCAGTCGGAACCTTAACACCAGAGACCCCGTTGTTCTGGTCCGTGTGGGGTCGCCGATCAGTCGGGAAACATCGTGCCCCGATGACCGGGAAAAACATCTGGCGGTTATGCAAGCTGTACGGACGGATGATCGGGTACCCGATGCTGAAGCCGCATGATCTGCGCCATGGGGTGGCGATGGAAGTGCTGGAGCAGCGCCATGACTTAGAACAGGTGCGTGCGCTGCTCGGACATGCGCGTATCGACACGACGCAAATCTACACGATGATTCGTCCAGCTCAACTGAAGCAAGCCATGTCGTTCTATGAGGAACCGGCGAAGCTGATGCTGGCGGCTTTCGAGAGTGACGAGAAATCTGTGTTTGAGGAACATGCGCATGTTCCTCAAACCAGGAGTCTAAAACTACAATAA
- a CDS encoding MarR family transcriptional regulator, whose amino-acid sequence MNQGNGLIDQIAGECLLMRVRKLDRVLTSIYDAELRPFGLKASQTNLLVLIAKAGPVRRIEIGKRLCLDPSTLTRNLKIMLTNGWIQEIADGEDGRGLPVQITAQGRDLLSQIGSAWRKAQTRTQKFLGEDGTTLLRRLAANRMDVPSA is encoded by the coding sequence ATGAATCAAGGCAACGGTCTTATTGATCAGATCGCCGGTGAGTGCCTGTTGATGCGCGTGCGCAAACTTGATCGTGTGCTCACGAGTATTTACGATGCTGAACTTCGTCCATTTGGCTTGAAAGCAAGCCAAACAAATCTTCTGGTTCTTATAGCAAAGGCTGGCCCCGTTCGACGTATCGAGATTGGAAAGCGTCTGTGCCTCGACCCCTCCACGCTGACCCGGAATCTGAAGATCATGCTGACCAATGGTTGGATCCAAGAGATTGCCGATGGGGAAGACGGTCGAGGCCTTCCAGTGCAGATTACAGCCCAAGGTCGTGACCTCCTGAGCCAAATCGGTTCGGCTTGGCGGAAGGCCCAAACCCGCACCCAGAAGTTTCTCGGAGAAGATGGCACGACACTTTTACGAAGGCTTGCTGCAAATAGAATGGATGTGCCGTCAGCGTAG
- a CDS encoding efflux RND transporter periplasmic adaptor subunit, with protein MATLGCSHQDEQAQQIVRPVKVSRIVDQSDREMSFAGDVRARYETILSFRVAGKLLTRHIDVGDRVRKGQVLAQLDQNDYRLAVQDLHAQLASAVANRDFLRDDVARYRELVTQNVTSSPEFDRHQTAYTTARERAAALEAQLGHAVNQLAYTALSADRDGVVTALEVERGQVVSAGQAIVKLAQLDEKEIHFDVPEHRLPGLKRQQAVNVTLWTAHERRLKGQIREIASSADPASRTYRVKATLLEDQDTAQLGMTATVWISSSMSSRMTIPLSAVFTPQNKPGQPHVWLVDEQTGTVRSVPVQVGEPMDGEHIAVTGLASGQWLITAGVQRLAEGQAVRLPDAIALAMNRASAENGGRQP; from the coding sequence ATGGCGACCCTGGGATGCAGCCATCAAGACGAGCAAGCCCAACAGATTGTCCGGCCTGTGAAAGTGTCACGGATCGTGGACCAGAGTGACAGGGAGATGAGTTTCGCCGGAGACGTGCGCGCGCGCTATGAGACCATATTGTCCTTCCGCGTGGCCGGCAAGTTGTTAACACGACACATCGACGTGGGAGACCGCGTACGCAAGGGGCAGGTGCTCGCCCAGCTGGATCAGAACGACTATCGTCTCGCCGTTCAAGACCTTCACGCTCAGCTGGCATCTGCAGTCGCCAATAGAGACTTTTTACGAGACGATGTGGCGCGATACCGTGAGCTGGTGACGCAAAACGTCACCAGCTCACCTGAATTCGACCGCCACCAAACTGCCTACACCACGGCGCGAGAGCGGGCGGCGGCGCTCGAAGCCCAACTGGGCCACGCAGTCAATCAGTTGGCCTACACCGCGTTGTCGGCTGACCGGGACGGCGTCGTGACGGCACTGGAGGTCGAGAGGGGGCAGGTCGTCAGCGCTGGTCAGGCCATCGTCAAGCTGGCTCAACTCGACGAAAAGGAGATCCATTTCGATGTCCCCGAGCATCGCCTGCCGGGACTCAAACGCCAACAGGCAGTCAATGTCACTTTATGGACTGCTCACGAAAGGCGTCTAAAGGGCCAAATCCGAGAAATTGCTTCATCAGCTGACCCGGCCAGCCGCACGTATCGCGTCAAAGCGACACTGCTTGAGGACCAAGACACTGCGCAACTGGGCATGACGGCAACAGTCTGGATTTCTTCGAGCATGTCCTCTCGAATGACTATTCCGCTTTCCGCCGTGTTCACCCCGCAGAACAAACCGGGACAACCGCATGTGTGGCTAGTGGATGAGCAGACCGGCACGGTCAGATCTGTGCCGGTTCAAGTTGGAGAACCCATGGATGGAGAACACATTGCCGTCACGGGACTCGCATCTGGACAGTGGCTGATCACTGCCGGCGTCCAGCGCCTGGCGGAGGGACAGGCCGTGCGATTGCCGGATGCCATCGCCTTGGCGATGAATCGAGCAAGCGCTGAGAACGGAGGGCGTCAGCCATGA